The Hyphomonas sediminis genome contains a region encoding:
- the rpmD gene encoding 50S ribosomal protein L30 — translation MSKKTVTLRQIGSPIARKPDQRQTLVGLGLNKIGRTRELEDTPAVRGMIRKVSHLVEVVGE, via the coding sequence ATGTCCAAGAAGACTGTTACCCTCCGTCAGATCGGCAGCCCGATCGCTCGTAAGCCTGATCAGCGCCAGACCCTCGTGGGTCTTGGCCTGAACAAGATCGGCCGTACGCGCGAGCTGGAAGATACTCCGGCCGTGCGCGGCATGATCCGCAAGGTATCCCATCTCGTGGAAGTGGTCGGCGAGTAA
- the rplO gene encoding 50S ribosomal protein L15, with translation MKLNELSPADGSNKKRMRVGRGVGSGKGKTAGRGVKGQKARSGVAVNGFEGGQMPIYMRLPKRGFKAPGAKTYAWVNLGRIGKAIEAGQLDASNVTEESLVASGVVRNARDGIRLLAKGDAPKKLKITVTGASKGAIEAVEKAGGSVTVTGPAKDAAEE, from the coding sequence ATGAAACTCAATGAACTTTCCCCCGCCGATGGCTCGAATAAGAAGCGCATGCGCGTTGGCCGCGGCGTTGGTTCGGGCAAGGGCAAGACGGCCGGTCGCGGCGTGAAGGGCCAGAAGGCGCGTTCGGGCGTTGCCGTGAACGGCTTCGAGGGCGGCCAGATGCCGATCTACATGCGTCTTCCGAAGCGCGGCTTCAAAGCCCCCGGCGCGAAGACCTATGCCTGGGTCAACCTTGGCCGCATCGGCAAGGCGATCGAAGCTGGCCAGCTCGACGCATCCAACGTCACTGAAGAGTCCCTGGTCGCTTCCGGCGTTGTTCGCAACGCACGCGACGGCATCCGCCTGCTGGCAAAAGGCGACGCACCTAAGAAGCTGAAAATCACGGTCACCGGTGCCTCGAAAGGCGCCATCGAGGCCGTCGAGAAAGCTGGCGGCTCGGTCACCGTAACCGGCCCTGCGAAAGACGCAGCTGAGGAATAA
- the secY gene encoding preprotein translocase subunit SecY encodes MANAAEQMARNLNFATFAKAKDLQARILFTLGILVLYRLGTFIPLPGLDPEQYAQFFQSQSSGILGSMNLFAGGAVERMGIFALNVMPYITASIIIQMMTSVSPSLEKLKKEGEAGRKQINQYTRYLTLGFALIQAFGISAGLVAVRLEGIASWFFILTGVVTLTGGTMLLMWMGEQITARGIGNGISLIIFAGIVAELPRAIFNLVAQARTTSVDIGFVLAIAVMVIALVVFIVFIERSQRRLIIHYPKRQQSQGFAQGQRSFLPLKINTAGVIPPIFATALLMLPMTAVGFLGGNAADAESSGLTGILGWLATHFAPGSWTYIITYAALVIFFAFFYTSIMFNPQETADNLRKYGGFIPGIRPGSNTAAYIDYVLSRLTVIGSLYLVFICILPELLRRYFPAIPFYIGGTSLLIVVSVTMDTVTQIQSHLIAHQYEGMIKKSKLGGKRK; translated from the coding sequence ATGGCGAATGCTGCGGAACAAATGGCTCGCAATCTCAATTTTGCGACCTTTGCGAAAGCAAAAGACCTCCAGGCGCGGATCCTTTTCACGCTCGGTATTCTGGTTCTTTACCGTCTGGGGACTTTCATCCCGCTGCCCGGCCTCGATCCGGAACAGTACGCACAGTTCTTCCAGAGCCAGTCGAGCGGTATTCTCGGTTCCATGAACCTGTTTGCCGGCGGCGCGGTCGAGCGGATGGGCATCTTCGCTCTGAACGTGATGCCCTACATTACAGCGTCGATCATCATTCAGATGATGACGTCTGTTTCGCCTTCGCTTGAGAAGCTCAAGAAAGAAGGGGAGGCGGGCCGCAAGCAGATCAACCAGTATACCCGTTATCTGACCCTCGGCTTCGCGCTGATCCAGGCGTTCGGCATTTCCGCTGGCCTGGTCGCTGTGCGCCTTGAGGGCATCGCGTCCTGGTTCTTCATCCTGACCGGCGTTGTGACGCTGACGGGCGGCACGATGCTGCTGATGTGGATGGGTGAGCAGATCACTGCCCGCGGTATTGGCAACGGTATTTCGCTGATCATCTTCGCGGGTATCGTAGCCGAGCTGCCGCGCGCGATCTTCAACCTGGTTGCCCAGGCACGTACCACCTCCGTGGACATCGGCTTCGTTCTGGCGATTGCCGTCATGGTGATCGCGCTCGTTGTCTTCATCGTCTTCATCGAGCGCTCGCAGCGGCGCCTGATTATCCATTATCCCAAGCGCCAGCAGTCTCAGGGCTTCGCTCAGGGCCAGCGCAGCTTCCTGCCGCTGAAGATCAACACGGCTGGCGTTATCCCGCCGATCTTCGCAACGGCGCTGCTGATGCTGCCGATGACGGCTGTGGGCTTCCTGGGTGGCAATGCGGCAGATGCCGAATCAAGCGGGCTCACCGGCATTCTCGGCTGGCTGGCCACGCATTTCGCGCCCGGCTCATGGACCTACATCATCACTTACGCCGCGCTCGTGATCTTCTTCGCGTTCTTCTACACGTCGATCATGTTCAATCCGCAGGAAACGGCGGACAATCTGCGCAAGTATGGTGGTTTCATTCCGGGCATCCGTCCCGGCTCCAATACGGCGGCCTATATCGACTATGTTCTGTCGCGCCTGACGGTCATTGGCTCGCTCTACCTCGTCTTCATTTGTATCCTGCCGGAGCTCCTGCGGCGATATTTCCCTGCGATTCCATTTTACATCGGGGGTACGTCTCTGCTCATTGTTGTTTCGGTGACGATGGATACTGTCACCCAGATCCAGTCGCACCTGATCGCCCACCAGTATGAGGGCATGATCAAGAAGTCGAAACTTGGGGGCAAGAGGAAGTGA
- a CDS encoding adenylate kinase, with the protein MNLILFGPPAAGKGTQAKRLVEQRGFVQLSTGDMLRAARASGSDLGQRVAKIMDEGGLVSDEIVIALIDEQLTAHAGAPGFIFDGFPRTIGQAEALDRLLESRGSKVELVIRMIVDDSKLLERVTKRFEEQGRADDNPATFSRRLERYYEDTAPLVPLYAERGVLVEIDGMGTIDSVSAEIDAALKQSA; encoded by the coding sequence GTGAATTTGATTTTGTTTGGTCCGCCGGCGGCGGGCAAAGGCACCCAGGCAAAGCGTCTCGTAGAGCAGCGCGGCTTTGTGCAGCTTTCAACGGGTGATATGCTCCGGGCGGCCCGGGCCTCCGGGTCCGATCTGGGCCAACGTGTTGCAAAGATCATGGATGAAGGCGGTCTTGTCTCCGATGAGATCGTGATTGCCCTGATTGATGAACAGCTCACGGCGCACGCCGGTGCGCCAGGCTTTATTTTTGACGGTTTCCCGCGCACCATCGGCCAGGCCGAAGCGCTGGACCGCCTTCTGGAATCGCGTGGTTCAAAGGTCGAACTGGTCATTCGTATGATCGTTGACGACTCAAAACTGCTCGAACGTGTCACCAAGCGCTTTGAAGAGCAGGGAAGGGCGGACGACAATCCGGCAACCTTCTCGCGCCGTCTGGAGCGTTATTATGAGGATACGGCGCCGCTGGTCCCGCTTTATGCGGAACGCGGCGTGCTGGTCGAAATCGATGGAATGGGCACGATTGACTCTGTGTCCGCAGAAATCGATGCGGCCCTGAAACAATCCGCGTGA
- the rpsM gene encoding 30S ribosomal protein S13, with the protein MARIAGVNIPTNKRVEIALRYIHGIGPAFSKEICEKVGVEPARRVNQLTDAEVIKIRETIDAGYLVEGDLRREVSMNIKRLMDLGCYRGLRHRKKLPVRGQRTHTNARTRKGPAKPIAGKKK; encoded by the coding sequence TTGGCCCGTATTGCAGGCGTAAACATTCCGACCAACAAGCGCGTGGAAATCGCGCTGCGTTACATTCACGGGATCGGCCCGGCCTTCTCCAAGGAAATTTGCGAGAAGGTTGGTGTTGAACCGGCGCGTCGCGTGAACCAGCTCACGGACGCTGAGGTTATCAAGATTCGCGAAACCATCGATGCCGGCTACCTCGTCGAGGGTGACCTGCGCCGTGAAGTCTCGATGAACATCAAGCGTCTGATGGACCTTGGCTGCTATCGTGGCCTGCGTCACCGCAAGAAACTCCCGGTGCGCGGTCAGCGTACCCACACCAACGCGCGTACCCGCAAGGGCCCCGCGAAGCCGATCGCCGGCAAGAAGAAATAA
- the rpsK gene encoding 30S ribosomal protein S11: MAREATRIRRRERKNITSGIVHVNSSFNNTMVTITDAQGNTISWSSSGVMNFKGSRKSTPYAAQMAAEDAAKKAKEHGLQTVEVRVRGPGSGRESALRALQAAGLTVTAINDTTPIPHNGCRPPKRRRV, from the coding sequence ATGGCCCGCGAAGCTACTCGTATCCGCCGCCGGGAACGCAAGAACATTACCTCTGGTATTGTTCACGTGAACTCGAGCTTCAACAACACGATGGTCACCATCACCGACGCACAGGGCAACACCATCTCTTGGTCGTCCTCGGGCGTGATGAACTTCAAAGGCTCGCGTAAGTCGACGCCTTATGCTGCTCAGATGGCTGCTGAAGACGCTGCTAAAAAAGCGAAAGAGCATGGCCTTCAGACTGTTGAAGTCCGCGTGCGCGGTCCGGGTTCGGGCCGTGAGAGTGCGCTGCGCGCGCTCCAGGCTGCTGGTCTGACCGTGACGGCAATCAACGACACGACGCCGATCCCGCACAACGGGTGCCGTCCGCCGAAACGTCGCCGCGTCTGA
- a CDS encoding DNA-directed RNA polymerase subunit alpha: protein MNDRNWKVLIRPNRPVVQAGYDAKRKAKLVVEPLERGYGTTLGNALRRVLLSSLQGAAIIGVQIDGVVHEFSAIPGVREDVTTIVLNLKQVAIFMESDTPKRMVLRAKGPGEVKAGQIETPGDVKILNPDLVLCTLDGGSEVRMEFTVATGKGYVAAEGHRPEDAPIGYIPIDAIYSPVRRVGYQVEDTREGTVLDYDKLTLDVETDGSLSPEDAVAYAARILQDQLQLFINFEEPTLETGGSADETDLGFNPVLLKKVDELELSVRSANCLKNDNIVYIGDLIQKSEAEMLRTPNFGRKSLNEIKEVLAGMGLHLGMEVPDWPPEDIEGLAKKYDDHI, encoded by the coding sequence GTGAATGACCGCAACTGGAAAGTGCTGATCCGTCCGAACCGTCCTGTCGTGCAGGCCGGATACGACGCGAAGCGCAAAGCAAAGCTCGTGGTCGAGCCGCTTGAGCGTGGCTACGGCACGACGCTCGGCAACGCTCTGCGCCGCGTGCTTCTGTCTTCGCTGCAAGGCGCTGCCATCATCGGCGTCCAGATTGACGGCGTCGTCCATGAATTCTCCGCCATCCCCGGCGTGCGTGAAGATGTCACGACGATCGTTCTGAACCTCAAGCAGGTTGCGATCTTCATGGAATCCGACACGCCCAAGCGCATGGTTCTCCGTGCGAAGGGCCCCGGCGAAGTCAAAGCTGGCCAGATCGAAACGCCCGGCGATGTGAAGATCCTGAACCCGGACCTCGTGCTCTGCACGCTGGACGGCGGTTCGGAAGTCCGCATGGAATTCACTGTGGCGACCGGCAAAGGCTATGTCGCTGCTGAAGGCCACCGTCCGGAAGACGCTCCGATCGGCTACATCCCGATCGACGCGATCTACTCGCCGGTTCGCCGCGTTGGCTATCAGGTCGAAGACACCCGTGAAGGCACCGTCCTCGATTACGACAAACTGACCCTCGACGTTGAAACCGATGGTTCGCTGTCGCCGGAAGATGCTGTGGCCTATGCCGCGCGCATCCTTCAGGACCAGCTCCAGCTGTTCATCAACTTCGAAGAACCCACCCTCGAGACTGGCGGCTCTGCCGACGAAACGGATCTGGGCTTCAACCCGGTCCTGCTCAAGAAGGTGGACGAGCTCGAGCTGTCTGTCCGCTCGGCAAACTGCCTCAAGAACGACAACATCGTTTACATTGGCGACCTTATCCAGAAGTCCGAGGCGGAAATGCTCCGCACGCCGAACTTCGGCCGTAAGTCTCTCAACGAGATCAAGGAAGTCCTCGCCGGCATGGGCCTGCATCTCGGCATGGAAGTGCCGGACTGGCCGCCGGAGGACATCGAAGGCCTCGCCAAGAAATACGACGATCACATCTAG
- the rplQ gene encoding 50S ribosomal protein L17 yields the protein MRHQIAHRKLNKSTSHRKAMFANMAASLIEHEQIVTTLPKAKEMAPLMDKLVTLAKKGDLAARRQALSTVRNETAVRKLFEVFGDRYKDRNGGYTRVLKAGFRHGDNAPIAVLELVDRDESAKGAADKARHEAELEAAGE from the coding sequence ATGCGCCACCAGATTGCACACCGCAAGCTCAACAAATCGACCTCGCACCGCAAGGCGATGTTCGCCAACATGGCCGCCAGCCTGATCGAGCACGAGCAGATCGTGACCACGCTGCCGAAGGCCAAGGAAATGGCCCCGCTGATGGACAAGCTCGTTACGCTTGCCAAAAAGGGCGACCTTGCTGCCCGCCGTCAGGCTCTCTCGACCGTTCGCAACGAAACGGCTGTCCGTAAACTCTTCGAAGTTTTCGGCGACCGCTACAAAGACCGTAACGGCGGCTACACGCGCGTTCTGAAGGCTGGCTTCCGCCACGGCGACAACGCGCCGATCGCCGTTCTCGAACTCGTCGACCGTGACGAATCGGCCAAAGGCGCTGCTGACAAGGCACGTCACGAAGCTGAGCTGGAAGCTGCTGGCGAATAA
- a CDS encoding metallophosphoesterase: MNYRHFLPATAILAALSLLSACASAPVETVAPVSAQEVDTTFTIAVIPDTQNYTDYTHQTAEGFPFDASDLFLEHMGWIAENLESQGGDIAFVTHVGDVWQHGTLPIDPDHVARGLSAVPNPIFDAHLSPSDKVKSVEMPKAREGFGLIAGKTPFSVVPGNHDYDATWTDSKFPPRALTPAEVDPADLSSLGMLHAGGLDNFRSVFNPESAFFKDQPWYVASHDGGTDSAQVFEAGGYRFLHIGLQFDPPSESLIWASSVIDQFEGLPTIVTTHDFQNRKGERLPSPVVDSYAADPDKHNTPQMVWDKFISQHDQIFLVLSGHQHGQSMRVDRNAAGHQVWQILADFQDRGQTAKDAGLVSAWPVGIGDGWLRLMTFDLGAEVPSVKVSTYSTHYRKFSRDLPEYAAWYRGHEQPEMTDAEFHDADDYTIQLDDFRIRFEEAARISN; encoded by the coding sequence ATGAACTACCGTCACTTCCTGCCGGCAACAGCCATTCTGGCTGCGCTGAGCCTCCTCAGCGCCTGCGCCTCGGCGCCTGTCGAAACTGTTGCGCCCGTTTCCGCGCAGGAGGTCGATACGACCTTCACCATTGCCGTCATTCCGGACACGCAGAACTACACCGACTACACCCACCAGACCGCCGAAGGCTTTCCTTTCGACGCCAGTGACCTGTTCCTCGAGCATATGGGCTGGATCGCGGAGAATCTCGAAAGCCAGGGCGGCGATATCGCTTTCGTTACCCATGTGGGTGATGTCTGGCAGCATGGCACGCTTCCGATCGATCCCGATCACGTCGCCCGCGGCCTGTCGGCGGTGCCCAACCCCATCTTCGACGCGCATCTCTCGCCCAGCGACAAGGTGAAGAGCGTCGAGATGCCCAAGGCGCGGGAAGGGTTCGGGCTGATCGCCGGCAAGACGCCATTCTCCGTCGTGCCCGGCAACCATGATTACGACGCCACCTGGACCGATTCGAAATTCCCGCCGCGCGCCCTGACGCCAGCTGAGGTTGATCCGGCCGATCTCTCCTCGCTCGGCATGCTGCATGCGGGCGGGCTCGACAATTTCCGCTCGGTGTTCAATCCGGAATCGGCCTTCTTCAAGGATCAGCCCTGGTATGTTGCCTCCCATGATGGCGGGACCGACAGCGCGCAGGTGTTCGAGGCGGGCGGCTATCGCTTCCTGCATATTGGCCTTCAGTTCGATCCGCCCAGCGAGTCGCTCATCTGGGCCTCCTCGGTCATCGATCAGTTTGAGGGCCTGCCCACGATCGTCACCACACACGATTTCCAGAACCGGAAAGGGGAGCGCCTGCCGAGCCCCGTGGTCGACAGCTATGCCGCCGATCCGGACAAGCACAACACCCCCCAGATGGTCTGGGACAAGTTCATCAGCCAGCACGACCAGATCTTCCTCGTCCTGTCGGGCCACCAGCACGGCCAATCCATGCGCGTCGACCGGAATGCCGCCGGCCATCAGGTCTGGCAGATCCTTGCTGACTTCCAGGATCGCGGCCAGACGGCCAAGGATGCCGGCCTCGTTTCTGCCTGGCCTGTCGGCATCGGCGATGGCTGGTTGCGCCTGATGACGTTCGACCTGGGCGCCGAAGTCCCCAGCGTGAAGGTCTCGACCTACTCGACTCACTACAGGAAATTCAGCCGCGACCTGCCCGAATACGCCGCCTGGTATCGCGGCCACGAGCAGCCGGAAATGACCGACGCCGAATTCCACGACGCGGATGACTACACCATCCAGCTGGATGATTTCCGTATACGGTTTGAAGAAGCCGCACGCATTTCGAACTGA
- a CDS encoding RtcB family protein, translating into MSEFEVFESFAGGRIKAWVKGVEVEEGAREQLENVAGLPFIHSHLAVMPDVHFGRGATVGSVIPTKGAIIPAAVGVDIGCGMMAIRTSLTANDLPDSLSTVRSEIERKVPVGNGPGGNHKETPARAATALRNSGLSERLDKVLAKHRRIQRTMFAKQLGTLGGGNHFIELCLDEEARLWVMLHSGSRGTGNILGTYFIQEAREALEKRVLGYHVPDKDLAFFLEGETLFGDYIEAVGWAQDYARLNREVMMDRVLMAMRDCLPAFTLEKSAVNCHHNYVEREHHFGSDVWVTRKGAVRAREGELGIIPGSMGAKSFIVRGKGNAEAFCSCSHGAGRTMSRAEAKRRFTLEDHLAATAGVECRKDVGVIDETPMAYKNIDAVMAAQSDLVDVVHTLKQIVCVKG; encoded by the coding sequence ATGAGCGAGTTTGAAGTATTCGAATCCTTCGCCGGTGGCCGCATCAAGGCCTGGGTGAAAGGCGTTGAGGTGGAAGAGGGCGCGCGCGAGCAGCTGGAAAATGTTGCCGGCCTGCCGTTCATCCACTCGCATCTTGCCGTGATGCCGGATGTCCATTTCGGGCGCGGCGCCACGGTGGGTTCGGTCATCCCGACCAAGGGTGCCATCATCCCGGCCGCTGTCGGTGTCGACATCGGTTGCGGCATGATGGCGATCCGCACCAGTCTTACGGCGAACGATCTTCCCGATAGTCTGTCGACTGTCCGTTCAGAGATCGAACGCAAGGTTCCGGTGGGCAATGGCCCGGGTGGAAATCACAAGGAAACCCCGGCGCGCGCGGCAACTGCCCTGCGTAATTCCGGGCTGAGCGAGCGTCTCGACAAGGTGCTGGCAAAGCATCGCCGCATTCAGCGCACGATGTTTGCAAAGCAGTTGGGAACGCTCGGCGGAGGAAACCACTTTATCGAGCTGTGTCTTGATGAAGAGGCGCGCCTCTGGGTGATGCTCCATTCCGGCTCACGCGGCACGGGGAATATCCTTGGAACCTACTTCATTCAGGAGGCCCGCGAGGCGCTGGAGAAGCGGGTCCTCGGCTATCACGTTCCGGACAAGGATCTCGCTTTCTTCCTGGAGGGCGAAACCCTGTTCGGAGACTATATCGAAGCTGTCGGTTGGGCGCAGGACTATGCGCGTCTCAACCGGGAAGTGATGATGGACCGTGTGCTGATGGCCATGCGCGATTGCCTCCCGGCTTTCACGCTGGAAAAATCGGCGGTGAACTGCCACCACAACTATGTGGAGCGGGAACACCATTTCGGCTCCGATGTCTGGGTCACCCGCAAGGGCGCCGTGCGCGCCCGTGAGGGGGAACTTGGCATCATTCCGGGCTCGATGGGGGCAAAGTCCTTCATTGTGCGCGGAAAAGGCAATGCGGAAGCGTTCTGCTCCTGCTCGCATGGGGCAGGGCGCACGATGAGCCGCGCCGAAGCCAAACGCCGGTTCACCCTTGAGGACCACCTCGCCGCTACGGCGGGCGTGGAATGCCGCAAGGATGTTGGCGTCATCGACGAAACGCCGATGGCCTACAAGAATATCGACGCTGTCATGGCGGCGCAGTCCGATCTTGTGGACGTGGTTCACACGCTGAAACAGATCGTCTGTGTAAAGGGCTGA
- a CDS encoding HD domain-containing protein — translation MADGHEIEPRAKFREMLEGSKEDWDIIAEHSRHFNRGLAKRVLDHLRLLDGDYGGFPVDRLTHSLQTATRAHRDGRDEEYVVCALLHDIGDTLGSMNHPDVAAAILKPFVSEQNHWMVANHGMFQGYYFFHHLGLDRNMRDQFRDHPYFEYTAQFCHLYDQSAFDPEYESEPLEFFEPMVERVFSRPKNSMYLRKTEE, via the coding sequence ATGGCCGACGGACACGAGATCGAACCGCGCGCAAAATTCCGCGAGATGCTGGAAGGCTCAAAGGAAGACTGGGACATCATCGCGGAGCATTCTCGCCACTTCAACAGAGGCCTTGCCAAGCGCGTACTCGACCATCTGAGACTGCTCGATGGCGATTACGGCGGCTTCCCGGTGGATCGGCTCACCCACTCCCTGCAGACGGCCACCCGCGCCCATCGCGATGGCCGTGACGAAGAGTATGTGGTCTGCGCGCTGCTGCATGATATCGGCGATACGCTCGGCAGCATGAACCATCCCGATGTCGCCGCCGCGATCCTCAAGCCCTTCGTGTCGGAGCAGAACCACTGGATGGTTGCCAATCACGGCATGTTCCAGGGCTACTACTTCTTCCACCATCTGGGGCTGGACCGGAACATGCGCGATCAGTTCCGAGATCATCCGTACTTTGAGTATACTGCCCAGTTCTGCCACCTCTACGACCAGTCGGCCTTCGACCCGGAGTATGAGAGCGAGCCGCTGGAATTCTTCGAGCCGATGGTGGAGCGGGTCTTCTCGCGACCGAAAAACTCGATGTATCTGCGCAAGACCGAAGAATAG
- a CDS encoding Kazal-type serine protease inhibitor family protein, with product MRLFLFAATTLLLAGCVASQKPESERVDAEPAPTSRPLASEGGMCGGIAGIQCAEGLTCFYDDGTCRTIADAAGICMHPPQMCTYEYAPVCGCDGETYGNKCAAQAAGVSVDTPGECGPPEEN from the coding sequence ATGCGCCTTTTTCTTTTTGCCGCGACAACCCTGCTGCTGGCAGGCTGCGTTGCCAGTCAAAAGCCGGAATCGGAAAGGGTGGATGCTGAGCCGGCCCCGACAAGCCGGCCGCTGGCGAGCGAAGGGGGCATGTGCGGCGGGATTGCCGGCATCCAGTGCGCCGAGGGGCTGACCTGCTTCTATGATGACGGCACCTGCCGGACGATTGCTGACGCCGCCGGCATCTGCATGCACCCCCCGCAGATGTGCACGTATGAATATGCGCCGGTGTGCGGTTGCGACGGGGAAACCTATGGCAACAAATGCGCCGCGCAGGCCGCCGGCGTCAGCGTCGACACGCCCGGCGAATGCGGACCGCCCGAAGAAAACTAA
- a CDS encoding SDR family NAD(P)-dependent oxidoreductase, with amino-acid sequence MSEIRFDDRVAIVTGAGGGLGRAHALELARRGAKVVVNDLGGSRDGSGGNSDAALAVVKEIEALGGEAIANGSSVSDVDGVKRMIDDTMAKWGRIDIIIANAGILRDRSFSKMTTEDIDLVLAVHLRGTFLPVHAAWDIMKAQNYGRIVVTTSSTGLYGNFGQANYGAAKLGVVGMMNTLKIEGAKNDIKINAVCPIAATRMTEDIMSEQMLAALKPEYVTPGVINLVKEDAPTGMVLSAGAGAFSMARIVETAGVFVGAGEALTAEAVAAKWDQITDVNTTRPAFKSGGEHGQNIFSAVAAATAK; translated from the coding sequence ATGTCAGAGATCCGTTTTGACGACCGCGTAGCAATCGTGACCGGCGCTGGCGGCGGCCTTGGCCGCGCACACGCGCTTGAACTCGCCCGCCGCGGCGCAAAAGTCGTCGTTAACGACCTCGGCGGCTCGCGCGATGGCTCGGGCGGCAATTCCGACGCGGCACTTGCCGTGGTCAAGGAAATCGAGGCTCTCGGCGGCGAAGCCATCGCCAACGGCTCGTCGGTCTCCGATGTCGACGGCGTGAAGCGCATGATCGACGACACGATGGCCAAATGGGGCCGGATCGACATCATCATCGCAAACGCAGGTATCCTGCGGGACCGCTCCTTCTCGAAAATGACCACCGAGGACATCGACCTCGTTCTGGCGGTTCACCTGCGCGGCACCTTCCTGCCCGTGCACGCGGCCTGGGACATCATGAAAGCCCAGAATTACGGCCGTATCGTCGTGACGACCTCCTCGACCGGCCTCTATGGCAACTTCGGCCAGGCCAACTATGGCGCCGCGAAACTCGGCGTTGTCGGCATGATGAACACGCTGAAGATCGAAGGCGCGAAAAACGACATCAAGATCAACGCTGTCTGCCCGATCGCCGCGACCCGCATGACCGAGGACATCATGTCCGAGCAGATGCTGGCTGCGCTGAAGCCGGAATATGTGACGCCGGGCGTGATCAACCTCGTGAAGGAAGACGCACCGACGGGCATGGTTCTCTCGGCTGGCGCCGGCGCCTTCTCGATGGCCCGCATCGTGGAAACCGCTGGCGTGTTCGTTGGCGCTGGCGAGGCCCTGACGGCCGAAGCCGTGGCTGCGAAGTGGGACCAGATCACCGACGTGAACACCACCCGCCCGGCCTTCAAATCCGGCGGTGAGCACGGCCAGAACATCTTCTCCGCTGTGGCTGCTGCGACGGCAAAATAA
- a CDS encoding VOC family protein — protein sequence MLAYLTLGTNDKEKAFAFYDAVLGEMGAKRFFANDRLQFYGVAPGQPMFAIGTPYEGAATAGNGVMPAIAVADKETVDRVYNKARELGAACEGEPGNRMPTFYGAYFRDPDGNKICVCKLG from the coding sequence ATGCTCGCTTACCTGACCCTCGGAACCAACGACAAGGAAAAGGCCTTCGCCTTCTATGACGCCGTGCTCGGCGAAATGGGCGCCAAGCGCTTCTTTGCGAACGACCGCCTGCAATTCTACGGCGTGGCCCCCGGCCAGCCGATGTTTGCCATCGGCACGCCCTATGAGGGCGCCGCCACCGCTGGCAACGGCGTGATGCCGGCCATTGCCGTGGCCGACAAGGAAACGGTCGACCGCGTCTATAATAAAGCCCGCGAACTCGGCGCCGCCTGCGAAGGCGAGCCCGGCAACCGCATGCCCACCTTCTATGGCGCCTATTTCCGCGACCCCGACGGCAACAAGATCTGCGTCTGCAAGCTGGGCTGA